In one window of Corynebacterium mycetoides DNA:
- the thrE gene encoding threonine/serine exporter ThrE, translated as MAQGLSGLWESIAGKRRSVATIDEVRTSPPPSVLAPVDLTDPAQVAAVMNIAARIGSILITNGTTSSDARASIHTVTSSYGLHYCHIDITVNTMTIHTIIGVGRRTPVSVFRVVNDMSENYHKLQEVDRLIRSIRSGATPPEVAEKVLDDIEREYIPYRNVRFLLGWAAMGAAVSVLLGGDLFMAALGGLTAFIIMGINKVLSRNDLPYFFHCVIGGLLATIPALLFYNFSAQIGHPIVPSQVISTGIVVLLAGLTLVQSLLDGITGSPVTASARFFQTMLFTGGIVAGVATGITLGEFFGVGLPPLETMLGTPSFSSAIARILGGTVAASAFAVTCFAERSAVVVSAATAFAGSTMYYVFLLPLGTERLLATAACAVVVGLAGGLISRFFMINPVITAVAGVTPFLPGSGVYRGMYAIMNEQMVVGLTNLLLAVGTCMALAGGVILGEWMVRRIRRPQLFKPYAAFKRAGRVTFQQIRRAELVARRATAARPKRGGSTKLARPPAGGSAPPSL; from the coding sequence GTGGCACAAGGGTTGAGTGGGCTCTGGGAGAGCATTGCCGGCAAACGCCGGAGCGTGGCAACCATTGATGAGGTCCGCACCTCCCCGCCTCCCTCCGTCCTCGCCCCGGTCGACCTGACGGACCCGGCGCAGGTGGCGGCGGTGATGAACATCGCGGCGCGCATCGGGTCGATCCTGATCACGAACGGCACGACGAGCTCGGACGCGCGCGCCTCGATCCACACCGTGACGTCGTCCTACGGCCTGCACTACTGCCACATCGACATCACGGTGAACACCATGACCATCCACACCATCATCGGTGTCGGCCGCCGCACCCCGGTCAGCGTTTTCCGCGTGGTCAACGACATGTCGGAGAACTACCACAAGCTCCAGGAAGTCGATCGGCTGATCCGCTCGATCCGTTCCGGCGCCACCCCACCGGAGGTGGCGGAGAAGGTGCTCGACGACATCGAGCGCGAGTACATCCCCTACCGGAACGTGAGGTTCCTGCTCGGCTGGGCCGCGATGGGCGCGGCCGTGTCCGTCCTGCTCGGCGGGGACCTGTTCATGGCGGCGCTCGGCGGCCTCACCGCGTTCATCATCATGGGCATCAATAAGGTGCTCTCCCGCAACGACCTGCCCTATTTCTTCCACTGCGTCATCGGCGGGCTCCTGGCCACGATTCCCGCGCTGCTGTTCTACAACTTCTCGGCGCAGATCGGACACCCGATCGTGCCCAGCCAGGTCATCTCCACCGGCATCGTGGTGCTCCTCGCCGGCCTGACACTGGTGCAGTCGCTTCTCGACGGCATCACGGGGTCCCCCGTCACCGCATCCGCGCGTTTCTTCCAGACGATGCTGTTCACGGGCGGGATCGTGGCGGGGGTGGCCACCGGCATAACGCTGGGGGAGTTTTTCGGCGTGGGGTTGCCGCCGCTGGAGACGATGCTGGGCACGCCGAGCTTCAGTTCGGCCATCGCCCGGATTTTGGGCGGCACCGTCGCCGCCTCCGCGTTCGCGGTGACGTGCTTCGCCGAGCGCTCCGCAGTCGTCGTCTCCGCCGCTACCGCGTTCGCCGGCTCCACGATGTATTACGTCTTTCTCCTGCCCCTGGGCACCGAACGCCTGCTGGCCACCGCGGCGTGCGCTGTGGTCGTTGGCCTGGCGGGCGGTTTGATCTCGCGGTTTTTCATGATCAACCCGGTGATCACCGCCGTCGCCGGCGTCACCCCGTTCCTTCCCGGCTCCGGGGTGTACCGCGGCATGTACGCGATCATGAACGAACAAATGGTCGTGGGCCTGACCAACCTGCTTTTGGCCGTGGGCACCTGCATGGCGCTGGCGGGGGGTGTGATCCTCGGGGAGTGGATGGTGCGCCGCATCCGCCGCCCGCAGCTATTCAAGCCGTACGCCGCCTTCAAGCGCGCCGGGCGGGTGACGTTCCAGCAGATCAGGCGCGCCGAGCTCGTAGCGCGCCGGGCGACCGCGGCCCGCCCGAAGCGCGGCGGGTCCACCAAGCTGGCCCGCCCGCCCGCCGGGGGCAGCGCACCCCCGAGCCTGTGA
- a CDS encoding histone, translating into MPPKITDSRPSPEAIHTVEEQTAAGARRIVATYAEDFFDGVTLMSMLGVEPKGFVYKKYAEEREAEAEQEDAPVKAAKKTTKKATKKATKKATKKATKKTTKKAVKKAAKKTTKKATKKVAKKATSTPPDEA; encoded by the coding sequence GTGCCACCCAAGATCACCGATTCCCGCCCCTCCCCCGAAGCGATTCACACGGTCGAGGAGCAGACGGCGGCTGGGGCGCGCCGGATCGTGGCGACCTATGCGGAGGATTTCTTCGACGGTGTAACGCTGATGTCCATGCTCGGCGTCGAGCCGAAGGGCTTCGTGTACAAGAAGTACGCAGAGGAGCGTGAGGCCGAGGCGGAGCAGGAGGACGCTCCGGTGAAGGCCGCGAAGAAGACGACGAAAAAGGCGACCAAGAAGGCCACCAAAAAGGCGACCAAGAAGGCCACCAAGAAGACGACGAAGAAGGCCGTGAAGAAGGCGGCGAAGAAGACCACCAAGAAGGCCACGAAGAAGGTGGCCAAGAAGGCTACCTCTACTCCGCCGGATGAGGCGTAA
- a CDS encoding alpha,alpha-trehalose-phosphate synthase (UDP-forming) yields MAGGNDFVVVANRLPVDRTASGWQASPGGLVAALAPVLRAHAGCWVGWPGEPDVDVEPFAFEGISLHPVTLSADDVENFYEGFSNSSLWPLYHDLIVAPRYAPEWWDAYESVNRTFAAAAAEVAAEGATVWVQDYQLQLVPGLLKQARPDLTVGFFLHIPFPSPDIFRQLPWREEIIEGLRGCDLIGFQREEDEQNFRALVGGNGQCPRTGAFPISIDPEAIRPGAREDVDKLRERLGNPRTLMLGVDRMDYTKGILQRLLAVESLLEQGALDSVAVVQLATPSRERIEHYRLTRREVEEAVGRINGRFGTVGNPVVHYVHRPVPKSELGTYYAAADVMLVTPFKDGMNLVAKEYVSCHPDGSGALVLSEFAGAAVELNRAQLCNPFDLESIQQAILAAVAGDREAMLAMHARVMEFDVARWARTFLEAL; encoded by the coding sequence ATGGCGGGGGGCAACGATTTCGTGGTTGTCGCCAACCGGCTGCCGGTGGACCGCACCGCCTCCGGGTGGCAGGCGTCCCCTGGGGGCCTCGTAGCGGCGCTGGCGCCGGTGCTGCGCGCCCACGCCGGATGCTGGGTCGGGTGGCCCGGCGAGCCGGACGTGGACGTCGAGCCGTTCGCGTTCGAGGGAATCTCGCTGCACCCGGTAACACTCAGCGCCGACGATGTCGAGAACTTCTACGAGGGATTTTCCAACTCCTCGCTCTGGCCCCTCTACCACGACCTCATCGTCGCGCCCCGCTACGCGCCCGAGTGGTGGGACGCCTACGAGTCGGTGAACCGGACATTCGCCGCGGCCGCCGCAGAGGTCGCCGCCGAGGGCGCGACCGTGTGGGTGCAGGACTACCAGCTCCAGCTCGTGCCCGGCCTGCTGAAGCAGGCCCGGCCGGACCTCACGGTCGGGTTCTTCCTGCACATCCCGTTTCCCTCCCCCGACATTTTCAGGCAGCTGCCGTGGCGCGAGGAGATCATCGAGGGCCTTAGAGGGTGCGACCTCATCGGTTTCCAGCGCGAGGAGGACGAGCAGAATTTCCGCGCGCTGGTGGGCGGCAACGGTCAGTGCCCGCGCACGGGGGCTTTTCCCATCTCGATCGACCCGGAGGCGATTCGGCCCGGGGCGCGGGAAGACGTCGATAAGCTGCGCGAGCGGCTGGGCAACCCCCGCACCCTCATGCTGGGAGTCGACCGCATGGACTACACCAAGGGGATCCTGCAGCGGCTGCTGGCGGTCGAGTCACTGCTGGAGCAAGGGGCCCTGGACAGTGTCGCCGTGGTCCAGCTGGCCACGCCCTCGCGCGAGCGCATCGAGCATTACCGGCTCACGCGCCGGGAGGTGGAGGAGGCCGTGGGCAGGATCAACGGGCGCTTCGGCACCGTGGGCAACCCCGTGGTGCACTACGTCCACCGGCCCGTGCCCAAAAGCGAACTGGGCACCTACTACGCCGCGGCCGACGTCATGTTGGTCACCCCATTCAAGGACGGGATGAACCTGGTTGCCAAGGAGTACGTGTCTTGCCACCCCGACGGCAGCGGAGCCCTGGTGCTCTCCGAGTTCGCCGGCGCCGCGGTCGAGCTCAACCGGGCGCAGCTGTGCAATCCCTTCGACCTCGAGTCGATCCAGCAGGCGATCCTGGCGGCCGTCGCGGGCGACAGGGAGGCGATGTTGGCGATGCACGCCCGCGTCATGGAGTTCGATGTCGCGCGGTGGGCGCGGACGTTCCTGGAGGCGCTGTGA
- a CDS encoding META domain-containing protein, producing the protein MRKACLSTLTATLLLSGCAPAAQDTPLSGQTWQVVALHTSPEVPGALPADAAGKAQLRVSGSSLTATTGCAPLRAKVELTAETLEFEQVEVGDTGECFGGSRYVHNSLTGLFEPGARFDIRMFGEREALLTRAGEELERPSIRMMAL; encoded by the coding sequence GTGAGAAAAGCCTGCTTATCGACGCTTACCGCAACGCTCCTCCTGTCCGGCTGCGCCCCCGCCGCACAGGACACGCCACTGAGCGGGCAGACGTGGCAAGTCGTCGCCCTGCACACCTCCCCGGAGGTGCCCGGCGCGCTGCCGGCGGACGCGGCGGGCAAGGCGCAGCTGCGGGTGTCCGGGTCGTCGCTGACCGCGACGACGGGATGCGCGCCGCTGCGGGCGAAGGTGGAGCTCACCGCGGAAACGCTCGAGTTCGAACAGGTCGAGGTGGGCGATACCGGAGAATGCTTCGGCGGCTCGCGCTACGTGCACAACAGCCTCACGGGGCTTTTTGAGCCGGGCGCGCGGTTCGACATCCGCATGTTCGGCGAGAGGGAGGCGCTGCTGACGCGGGCGGGCGAGGAGCTGGAGCGGCCGTCGATACGGATGATGGCGCTGTGA
- a CDS encoding trehalose-phosphatase translates to MTPELELAVGRAAAAETLLVCLDFDGTLAELGPDAYAVRPHPGAMEALEALMELPSTQVAVLTGRHLAGLRRVLPLGGAAVLVGSHGAEPSTEASGAAPALEPEDAAYLDDIEARLERLAVPPAFVEVKPYQRVVHVAALAETDPARARRILDAARELDTAGRPVISGHNVVEFSATDITKGSWLASYKKQFAATLFAGDDTTDETALETLDEGDVGIKVGPKPTVAPHRVAGVDEMARVLTHLAAARRRFAREQTGSGE, encoded by the coding sequence GTGACGCCCGAGCTCGAGCTCGCCGTGGGGCGCGCCGCCGCGGCCGAGACGCTGCTGGTGTGCCTGGACTTCGACGGCACGCTCGCCGAACTCGGCCCGGACGCCTACGCGGTGCGGCCCCACCCCGGCGCGATGGAGGCGCTCGAGGCGCTCATGGAGCTACCCAGCACACAGGTGGCGGTGCTGACGGGCCGGCACCTTGCAGGTCTGCGCCGGGTGCTTCCCCTCGGGGGCGCCGCGGTGCTGGTCGGGTCCCACGGCGCCGAGCCGTCCACCGAGGCGTCGGGGGCGGCACCCGCGCTCGAGCCGGAGGACGCGGCGTACCTGGACGACATCGAGGCGCGCCTCGAGCGCCTCGCGGTGCCGCCCGCGTTCGTGGAGGTCAAGCCGTACCAGCGGGTCGTCCACGTGGCCGCGCTCGCGGAGACGGACCCGGCCCGGGCGCGGCGCATCTTGGACGCCGCCCGCGAGCTGGACACGGCGGGGCGCCCCGTCATCAGCGGGCACAACGTGGTGGAGTTCTCCGCCACCGACATAACCAAGGGATCCTGGCTGGCCTCGTACAAGAAACAGTTCGCGGCGACGCTGTTCGCCGGCGACGACACCACCGACGAAACGGCCCTGGAAACCCTGGACGAGGGTGATGTGGGCATCAAGGTGGGCCCGAAACCCACTGTCGCGCCCCACCGCGTGGCCGGGGTCGACGAGATGGCCCGCGTGCTCACCCATCTCGCCGCGGCGCGGCGACGGTTCGCCCGGGAACAAACCGGGTCGGGAGAATGA
- a CDS encoding LacI family DNA-binding transcriptional regulator: protein MSPRPAKSSTLESIAAEVGVSRTTVSNAYNRPDQLSPALRKKILAAAAKRGYTGPNPTARSLRTRRAGAVGVILTEHLHFAFEDQASIDFLAGLSRQTAFSLTLIPAGPAEENPALISNAIVDGFVVYSVPAGDPHLAAARERGMPVVVCDQPKVAGVPYVGIDDFSAIQPAARALVDAGHRRIGILSKRLFSSPRNGHVARGELDAADLHVQRARVRGALDVFDAAGIADVPILTRHFNDRACAADAARELLETHPEITAVLCTTDSMALGVLDYCGGRVPHAVSVTGFDGIDTARAAGLTTVEQPNVEKGEKVGSLLSSLIDAAAAPQDIILPTRFVPGRTVAAPRRDG, encoded by the coding sequence ATGTCCCCCCGCCCGGCAAAGAGCAGCACCCTCGAATCCATCGCGGCCGAGGTGGGGGTATCGCGCACCACCGTCTCCAACGCGTACAACCGCCCGGACCAACTCTCGCCCGCGCTGCGCAAGAAGATCCTCGCCGCCGCGGCGAAGCGGGGCTACACGGGGCCCAACCCGACGGCGCGCTCGCTGCGCACGCGCCGGGCCGGCGCCGTCGGGGTGATTCTCACCGAGCACCTCCACTTCGCGTTCGAGGACCAGGCCTCCATCGACTTCCTCGCCGGCCTGTCCAGGCAGACGGCGTTCTCGCTCACGCTCATCCCCGCGGGCCCGGCCGAGGAAAACCCCGCGCTGATCTCGAACGCGATTGTGGACGGCTTCGTGGTCTATTCCGTGCCCGCCGGTGACCCACACCTGGCCGCCGCGCGCGAGCGGGGCATGCCGGTCGTCGTGTGCGACCAGCCCAAGGTCGCGGGCGTGCCGTACGTGGGCATCGACGACTTCTCCGCGATCCAGCCCGCCGCCCGCGCGCTTGTCGACGCCGGCCACCGCCGCATCGGCATTCTGTCCAAGCGCCTGTTCAGCTCCCCGCGCAACGGCCACGTCGCCCGCGGGGAGCTCGACGCCGCCGACTTGCACGTGCAGCGCGCCCGCGTGCGCGGCGCGCTCGACGTGTTCGACGCGGCGGGCATTGCGGACGTGCCGATTCTCACCCGCCACTTCAACGACCGCGCCTGCGCCGCCGACGCCGCCCGCGAGCTGCTGGAGACCCACCCCGAGATCACCGCCGTGCTGTGCACCACCGATTCGATGGCGCTGGGCGTGCTCGACTACTGCGGCGGGCGCGTCCCCCACGCCGTGTCGGTCACCGGCTTCGACGGCATCGACACGGCGCGAGCCGCGGGCCTGACCACCGTGGAGCAGCCGAACGTGGAAAAGGGCGAGAAGGTTGGCTCCCTCCTGAGCTCGCTTATCGACGCCGCCGCGGCGCCCCAGGACATCATTCTCCCGACCCGGTTTGTTCCCGGGCGAACCGTCGCCGCGCCGCGGCGAGATGGGTGA
- a CDS encoding metal ABC transporter solute-binding protein, Zn/Mn family: MIATKTLRATAAAFASTLFLASCSTGGGTGATTTDSAAPGTTADAAADTVVATTHVWADVAGEVLGEDVPAVISNPATDPHDFEPAAADLAKVTQAKVLVANGGTYDHAIYSAADPENVISALPLSEGGHDHGHEHEEHGGENEHIWYDTTVVREVADKLAAAAEENGVDADTAEVNKRLDAVDEKLSALPAARVAQTHPIADAIVENTALEDVTPEDYRQATLNHNEPSSAAVANLLTLIERGEVDLLINNPQTPSALTDRILAAAEQHNVPVVDITETPQGGKDFFDYFDEVANTLTEKLAGLK, encoded by the coding sequence ATGATTGCAACCAAGACCCTTCGCGCCACCGCGGCGGCATTCGCCTCGACCCTGTTCCTCGCCTCCTGCTCCACCGGCGGGGGAACGGGCGCCACCACAACTGACTCCGCGGCCCCCGGCACCACCGCCGACGCTGCCGCGGACACCGTCGTCGCCACCACGCACGTCTGGGCGGACGTCGCGGGCGAGGTGCTGGGCGAGGACGTCCCGGCCGTGATCTCCAACCCCGCCACCGACCCGCACGACTTCGAGCCGGCCGCGGCCGACCTGGCCAAGGTTACCCAGGCCAAGGTGCTCGTCGCCAACGGCGGCACCTACGACCACGCAATCTACAGCGCCGCCGACCCGGAGAACGTGATTAGCGCGCTGCCCCTGTCCGAGGGCGGGCACGACCACGGGCACGAGCACGAGGAGCACGGCGGGGAAAACGAGCACATCTGGTACGACACGACAGTCGTGCGCGAGGTGGCTGACAAGCTGGCCGCGGCCGCCGAGGAAAACGGTGTCGACGCGGACACCGCCGAGGTGAACAAGCGCCTCGACGCCGTTGATGAAAAGCTCTCCGCCCTGCCCGCGGCGCGCGTGGCGCAGACCCACCCGATCGCGGACGCCATCGTCGAGAACACCGCGCTCGAGGACGTCACCCCGGAGGACTACCGCCAGGCCACCCTCAACCACAACGAGCCGTCGAGCGCGGCCGTCGCAAATCTGCTCACACTCATTGAGAGGGGCGAGGTCGACCTCCTCATCAACAACCCGCAGACCCCGTCCGCGCTGACGGACCGCATCCTCGCCGCGGCGGAGCAGCACAACGTCCCCGTCGTCGACATCACCGAAACCCCGCAGGGCGGGAAAGACTTCTTCGACTACTTCGACGAGGTCGCGAATACGCTGACCGAGAAGCTCGCCGGCCTCAAGTAA
- a CDS encoding metal ABC transporter ATP-binding protein — translation MIARLTDLSAEPLWSGITLDIRSGEFIAVLGPNGSGKSTLLNIMLGLRRPTGGSVELPARVGYIPQQRMFPPHMPVRARDVVSLTLKHGTVRNRYPRRADVDAALERVGAGPLADARVGTLSGGHQQLVRQAQAFGNNPELVLADEPLLSLDASRQRETVRRLADSDAAVMMVTHTIDPVMPVVDKVLYLGPNGHVVGPAQEVLRTNVLSELYGTRVDVLTVRGKTVIV, via the coding sequence GTGATCGCCCGTCTCACCGACCTCTCCGCCGAACCGCTATGGTCCGGCATCACTCTCGACATCCGAAGCGGCGAGTTCATTGCGGTGCTCGGGCCCAACGGCTCGGGCAAATCGACGCTGCTCAACATCATGCTCGGGCTGCGCCGCCCTACCGGCGGCAGCGTCGAGCTGCCCGCGCGCGTCGGGTACATCCCCCAGCAACGCATGTTTCCCCCGCACATGCCCGTGCGGGCGCGCGATGTCGTCTCGCTCACGCTGAAACACGGCACCGTGCGAAACCGGTACCCCCGCCGGGCGGATGTGGACGCGGCCCTGGAGCGCGTCGGGGCGGGCCCCCTCGCCGACGCCCGCGTGGGAACCCTCTCCGGCGGCCACCAGCAGCTGGTGCGCCAGGCGCAGGCGTTTGGGAACAACCCCGAACTCGTGCTTGCCGACGAACCCCTGCTCTCCCTCGACGCCTCCCGCCAGCGCGAGACGGTGCGTCGACTGGCGGACTCCGATGCGGCGGTGATGATGGTCACCCATACGATCGATCCGGTGATGCCTGTCGTGGATAAAGTGCTCTACCTCGGCCCGAACGGGCACGTCGTCGGCCCGGCGCAGGAGGTGCTGCGCACCAATGTGCTCAGCGAGCTCTACGGCACGCGTGTCGACGTCCTTACCGTGCGCGGAAAGACGGTGATCGTGTGA
- a CDS encoding metal ABC transporter permease, which yields MTEFFRGFYADTAHLLSFDFVTDSLFACALLGFLSGVLAPLVVMRQMAFAVHATSELALMGAAIALVAGINLSFGAVAGSISAAIVFVLLGLRGGNDSAVGAVMSFGMGVSVLCIYLYPGNSTVALALLTGQVAGVSHMNLIVLAVSTALVVAAIAVLWRPLLFASVDPYMAAARGVNVRWYAVAFGILLGIASAQAVQVVGALLVMALLITPGASAVAITDNPVAAVAWSVVFSQVAAVGGLILSLAPGVPISVTVAFLSFGIYLVCRGVEHGRSKRLNRLDAAA from the coding sequence GTGACCGAATTCTTCCGCGGGTTTTACGCCGACACCGCCCACCTGCTGTCCTTCGATTTCGTCACCGACTCCCTGTTCGCGTGCGCCCTGCTGGGGTTCCTTTCCGGAGTGCTCGCACCGCTGGTGGTGATGCGCCAGATGGCGTTTGCGGTGCACGCCACCTCGGAGCTGGCGTTGATGGGCGCGGCAATCGCGCTCGTGGCCGGCATCAACCTCTCCTTCGGCGCGGTGGCCGGTTCGATCTCCGCGGCGATCGTGTTTGTGCTGCTGGGGCTCCGCGGCGGCAACGACTCCGCCGTGGGCGCGGTGATGAGCTTCGGCATGGGCGTCTCCGTGCTGTGCATCTACCTCTACCCGGGCAACTCGACGGTGGCGCTCGCCCTTTTAACGGGCCAGGTCGCGGGCGTGAGCCACATGAACCTGATCGTGCTGGCCGTCTCCACAGCGCTGGTAGTCGCCGCGATCGCGGTGCTGTGGCGCCCCCTTCTGTTCGCCTCCGTGGACCCGTACATGGCCGCAGCGCGAGGCGTGAACGTCCGGTGGTACGCCGTGGCCTTCGGCATCCTGCTGGGCATCGCCTCCGCGCAGGCGGTGCAGGTCGTCGGCGCGCTGCTGGTCATGGCGCTTCTGATCACCCCGGGGGCATCCGCGGTGGCAATCACCGACAACCCCGTCGCCGCCGTCGCGTGGTCGGTCGTGTTCTCACAGGTCGCCGCCGTCGGCGGTCTCATCCTCTCGCTCGCCCCCGGCGTGCCGATCAGCGTGACGGTCGCCTTCCTCTCGTTCGGCATCTACCTTGTCTGCAGAGGTGTCGAGCACGGCCGGTCGAAACGCCTGAATCGCCTGGACGCCGCCGCGTGA
- a CDS encoding alpha/beta hydrolase family esterase, with amino-acid sequence MSATRRTLHHQGRTRRYIEVSSGADPHTLVLFLHGSLQSGSVARNFTGHTFDQLASETTTVVYPDGVDRHFNDLRRDFGESARTLGVDDVGFLTELIRLYSPSRVIGCGFSNGGQMLLRMLFDAPRTLDGVALFGASAPAPGNTLCAEDNWVPTPILTVQGTADPIVPYGGGVAGIAESNRGLTRSALDSARYLAGLNHAGAHRTRHPRDGVRVDAFTGGAGSAPVELWSIEGMGHLVPSPKKLDVRLGPGTDKVVGAQLVRDFFGL; translated from the coding sequence GTGAGCGCGACCCGCCGCACGTTGCACCACCAGGGCCGCACCCGCCGCTACATCGAGGTTTCCTCCGGTGCTGACCCGCACACCCTCGTGCTGTTCCTCCACGGCTCCCTGCAATCGGGCAGCGTCGCCCGCAACTTCACGGGGCACACCTTTGACCAGCTCGCCTCGGAGACCACGACGGTAGTCTACCCGGACGGGGTGGACCGACACTTCAACGACCTGCGCCGCGACTTCGGCGAATCCGCCCGCACCCTCGGCGTCGACGACGTCGGCTTCCTCACCGAGCTCATTCGTCTCTACTCCCCCTCGCGCGTGATCGGCTGCGGCTTCTCCAACGGCGGGCAAATGCTCCTGCGCATGCTTTTCGACGCCCCCCGCACCCTGGACGGCGTCGCCCTCTTCGGCGCGTCCGCCCCCGCCCCGGGCAACACGCTCTGCGCGGAAGACAATTGGGTCCCCACACCGATTCTTACCGTCCAAGGCACGGCGGACCCGATCGTCCCCTACGGCGGCGGGGTGGCCGGCATCGCGGAGAGCAACCGCGGGCTGACCCGCTCCGCCCTGGACTCGGCCCGCTACCTCGCCGGGCTCAACCACGCCGGCGCCCACCGAACGCGGCACCCGCGCGACGGCGTGCGGGTGGACGCTTTCACCGGCGGCGCCGGCTCCGCCCCAGTCGAGCTGTGGTCCATTGAGGGCATGGGACACCTCGTGCCCTCCCCCAAAAAGCTGGATGTGCGCCTCGGGCCGGGCACCGACAAGGTCGTCGGAGCCCAACTCGTGCGCGACTTCTTCGGCCTTTAG
- the rlmB gene encoding 23S rRNA (guanosine(2251)-2'-O)-methyltransferase RlmB, whose amino-acid sequence MAKPYQRPDVIKTSKKAATKGSGGQRRRGLEGKKATPKAEDRVYHSAHKRKLERQRRDSGRHEREKADLVVGRNPVVECLHAKVPAEALYVAQGTAHDDRLSEAVTLANSKGLPVHEVPRRDLDNMTGNGMHQGIGLKIQPYKYADVFDLMAQVRDRAQTGMFVVLDNITDPRNLGAVIRSTAAFGGHGVIIPERRSAQVTGVAWRTSAGTAARLPVAKAVNITRTIKEFKDNGYLVVGLDAGGEHTLDTFDGATDPVVIVVGSEGKGISRLVRENCDVILSIPTEGWVESLNASVAAGVVLSEFARQRRAAAATAGADD is encoded by the coding sequence ATGGCGAAACCGTACCAGCGACCCGATGTGATCAAGACGTCCAAGAAGGCCGCCACCAAGGGCTCCGGCGGCCAGCGCCGCCGCGGCCTCGAGGGCAAGAAGGCCACCCCGAAGGCGGAGGATCGCGTCTACCACTCGGCGCACAAGCGCAAGCTGGAGCGCCAGCGCCGCGACTCCGGCCGCCACGAGCGCGAGAAGGCGGACCTTGTCGTCGGCCGCAATCCGGTGGTGGAGTGCCTGCACGCGAAGGTGCCGGCCGAGGCGTTGTACGTCGCGCAGGGCACAGCGCACGACGACCGCCTGTCCGAGGCCGTCACCCTGGCCAACTCCAAGGGCCTGCCGGTGCACGAGGTGCCGCGCCGCGACCTGGACAACATGACCGGCAACGGCATGCACCAGGGCATCGGGCTGAAGATCCAGCCCTACAAGTACGCCGACGTGTTCGACCTCATGGCGCAGGTCCGCGACCGCGCCCAGACGGGCATGTTCGTTGTGCTGGACAACATCACCGACCCCCGCAACCTGGGCGCGGTCATCCGCTCCACCGCGGCATTCGGCGGCCACGGGGTGATCATCCCCGAGCGCCGGTCCGCGCAGGTCACCGGCGTGGCGTGGCGTACGTCGGCGGGCACGGCGGCGCGCCTGCCTGTTGCAAAGGCCGTCAACATTACCCGCACCATCAAGGAGTTCAAGGACAACGGTTACCTAGTCGTAGGCCTCGACGCCGGCGGTGAACACACCCTGGACACCTTCGACGGCGCGACGGACCCCGTGGTCATCGTCGTCGGGTCGGAAGGCAAGGGCATCTCGCGACTCGTGCGGGAGAACTGCGACGTGATCTTGTCCATCCCCACCGAGGGCTGGGTGGAGTCCCTCAACGCCTCGGTGGCCGCGGGCGTGGTCCTCAGCGAGTTCGCGCGCCAGCGCCGCGCGGCCGCGGCGACGGCCGGCGCCGACGACTAA